Proteins from a genomic interval of Daphnia pulex isolate KAP4 chromosome 4, ASM2113471v1:
- the LOC124191961 gene encoding uncharacterized protein LOC124191961 encodes MSFKFLCAEITWSREVYMPLNLLIKATLEKNDFLNQLESLITLSVRLIRNENANVESLQHTNKFVELLEEFVFILNEIHASSDKALPDFDVKITPLIYTFFELVGQQSRLGDCQKEFEAKIVRFLNRLPIHPTLHITPWHRTLAFVTSVNSLLSDELSEEPAIQTPEDSHNVKLVTNVNPPITETTDVCLSVKHQVENPANFPTPSRTPPLIEFQKVLRERFPTPFITPTEKKARRDVIRTLRSHRRPQLSSWNVVETRSPARYRNLRKQLFIDSDSLSNSVDLPIQPIAEATPPSQLADRRQTTSWKQVRLQIPPCWADLIGNHIKENHPYEKLRYQEEASARWPIVKIFCTCAQSKRD; translated from the exons ATGAGTTTTAAATTTCTGTGTGCAGAAATAACTTGGTCTAGAGAAGTCTATATGCCATTGAACCTTTTAATTAAGGctactttggaaaaaaacgatTTCCTCAACCAACTCGAATCATTGATTACACTTTCAGTCAG GTTGATACGAAATGAAAATGCTAATGTTGAATCCCTGCAACATACCAACAAATTTGTGGAATTACTCGAagagtttgtttttatcttgaaTGAAATCCATGCATCTTCAGATAAg GCATTACCTGATTTTGATGTTAAAATAACACCACtgatttatacattttttgaattagtAGGACAACAATCGAG ACTCGGTGACTGTCAGAAGGAATTTGAGGCGAAAATAGTTAGATTTCTAAATAGATTGCCTATTCATCCAACTCTTCACATCACTCCATGGCATCGCACACTAGCATTCGTGACCAGTGTGAATTCCCTGCTTTCTGATGAACTTTCAG aAGAACCAGCCATCCAAACACCTGAAGACTCGCATAATGTGAAATTGGTGACAAATGTGAATCCTCCCATAACCGAAACCACTGACGTTTGCTTATCTGTTAAGCATCAGGTGGAAAATCCAGCCAATTTTCCAACTCCATCACGCACTCCTCCactaattgaatttcaaaaagttctTCGAGAGCGCTTTCCTACGCCCTTTATCACTCCAACCGAGAAAAAGGCGCGTCGAGATGTCATACGAACCCTACGATCTCATCGTCGACCTCAGCTTTCATCTTGGAATGTCGTTGAGACCAGATCCCCCGCTCGCTACCGGAACTTGCGGAAACAGTTGTTTATCGATAGTGATTCACTTTCTAACTCTGTTGACCTACCGATACAGCCAATTGCGGAAGCAACTCCTCCTTCGCAACTGGCTGATCGTCGACAGACGACGAGTTGGAAACAGGTTCGTTTGCAAATTCCACCTTGCTGGGCCGATCTTATTGGAAACcacatcaaagaaaatcatccGTACGAGAAGCTCAGGTACCAAGAAGAAGCATCTGCGCGCTGGccaattgttaaaattttttgcacTTGTGCCCAATCCAAGAGAGATTAG
- the LOC124192167 gene encoding protein artemis-like, translated as MSNPSRPEYGLKTIDHVYLDCTFCTDSAKTFPSRQTSVDITIDLVSSWIAKSSEHKVLFTLAGRGFGAEFLFVEVYRKLKLQVHTSDFKHQIYSNLSDIKNAISRQRTTSIHACETMMSSKKQSPFFKDSNKVLTIRLSTQWHLMAGKNIDNRVLVGEEGGIQRVLFSMHSSLEEIQDMVQTLQPRIKVTPIAKPDLVTKEKIAQLLDCKVAMPTSQFRSRNNDD; from the exons ATGTCAAATCCTTCCAGACCAGAATATGGGTTGAAGACTATTGATCATGTATACCTGGATTGCACATTTTGTACTGATTCAGCAAAGACTTTTCCTTCAAGACAGACAAGTGTAGATATTACAATAGATTTGGTCAGCAGTTGGATTGCTAAAAGTTCAGAGCACAAGGTATTATTTACTCTAGCTGGAAGAGGTTTCGGGGCAGAATTTCTATTCGTTGAAGTTTATCGAAAATTGAAGCTGCAAGTGCACACTTCAGATTTTAAACATCAAATTTACAGTAATTTGTCCGATATTAAAAACGCGATTAGTCGGCAACGGACGACCAGCATTCATGCCTGTGAAACCATG ATGTCATCAAAGAAACAGTCACCCTTTTTTAAGGATTCAAACAAGGTGCTCACAATTCGGTTGTCAACTCAGTGGCATTTGATGGCGGGAAAAAACATCGACAATAGAGTTTTGGTTGGTGAGGAAGGTGGAATCCAGCGAGTCCTGTTTTCGATGCATTCTTCACTGGAAGAGATTCAAGATATGGTACAAACACTTCAACCGCGTATTAAGGTTACGCCGATCGCTAAGCCTGATCTcgtcacaaaagaaaag attgcTCAACTTTTAGACTGCAAAGTTGCAATGCCCACCAGTCAATTCCGTTCCCGAAACAATGATGATTGA
- the LOC124192092 gene encoding LOW QUALITY PROTEIN: soluble guanylate cyclase 89Db-like (The sequence of the model RefSeq protein was modified relative to this genomic sequence to represent the inferred CDS: deleted 2 bases in 1 codon), with product MYGMIFETIQNIFQLEYGEQLWHALLEKTNYRNTVFCTHQTYPDDLVMELATAAAEVVGNRLTELDFLNYFGRCFIRSFDQYGYDKIIKAGGRYFCDFLTGIDNIHLQMRYMFPKMVSPSMYISHEDADGVLLHYRTPRSGLCPYLRGLLLQLAKDYFNIELLVEELASEPTGEDEYYQNRFRLHFNNRDYLASREMMNGSNLNLDVSMRAIMSSTLSSNALLQLFPFALIFRSDLKIISTGKQLKIMFMDGIIGHSLDELVKMRRPRVNLTWDNILGLQKVMCEIELFLIYKKEETVGNKTLQTVGNNKSEESRRLFLQGQFRYLKEWDAAILLFLTVLFKLPLHISFLNCIGMVIFLCNPIVNNLTDLDELGLKLDDLSMHGNGREMVMGGLQHNSRLEDLYERAEERSHELEKTHQLLEQWTERGDQLLYSMIPQSVADNLRKGTHPVDTCQNFESITVLFVELTNIEINADNALEMVKSMNAVFSQLDTVVDRHKVYKVETVGKVYMVVGGAPEENKSHVRDVALVALSFRDEINELVNTTGMDVRIRTGFHSGSAVAGVVGLKMPRYCFFGDTINTASRMQSSCDPGNIQMSSTSYSLLESFSGFVCEKRGLVKVKGKGEMQTYWLLHHQESAD from the exons ATGTACGGTATGATTTTTGAGACCATCCAAAATATCTTTCAG TTGGAATATGGAGAACAACTCTGGCACGCTCTCCTAGAAAAAACCAACTATCGCAACACTGTCTTCTGTACTCACCAAACTTATCCGGAT GATTTGGTCATGGAATTGGCCACCGCAGCTGCAGAAGTTGTCGGGAATAGGTTGACGGAGCTTGAtttcttgaattattttgGGCGCTGTTTTATCCGCTCCTTTGACCAATATGGTTACGACAAGATCATtaaa GCTGGTGGTCGTTACTTTTGCGACTTCCTGACCGGCATCGACAATATCCATTTACAAATGAGATACATGTTTCCCAAAATGGTTTCGCCTAGCATGTACATCTCGCACGAAGATGCTGATGGTGTTTTGCTGCACTACCGAACTCCACGCAGCGGCCTTTGCCCTTACCTCAGAG GTCTGCTCCTTCAACTTGCGAAAGACTACTTTAATATCGAACTTCTCGTCGAAGAGTTAGCTAGTGAACCCACTGGGGAGGATGAATATTACCAAAATCGATTCCGTCTTCATTTCAACAATCGGGACTATTTGGCTAGTCGAGAGATGATGAACGGTAGCAATCTTAATCTTGACGTGAGTATG agGGCAATAATGTCTTCAACGTTGTCTAGCAATGCCCTGTTACAACTCTTTCCATTTGCCCTAATCTTTCGTTCTGATCTTAAAATAATAAGCACGGGCAAACAATTAAAGATCATGTTCATGGATGGAATAATTGGACATAGCCTTGACGAACTAGTCAAGATGCGTCGTCCTAGAGTTAACCTCACGTGGGATAAC ATTCTTGGCTTACAGAAAGTTATGTGTGAaatcgaattatttttgatctacaaaaaggaagaaacagtAGGCAATAAAACTTTACAGACCGTAGGAAATAACAAATCGGAGGAAAGTCGTCGCCTATTTCTGCAGGGCCAGTTCCGCTATCTCAAAGAATGGGATGCAGCAATCTTATTATTTCTGAcagttttatttaaattacctCTACATATATCATTCTTAAATTGTATAGGGATG GTAATATTTCTTTGCAACCCTATCGTGAATAACTTAACGGATCTCGACGAACTTGGACTCAAACTCGACGATTTGAGCATGCACGGGAATGGTCGAGAAATGGTTATGGGAGGATTACAGCACAATTCCCGCCTGGAAGATTTATACGAACGAGCTGAGGAACGATCGCACGAATTGGAAAAAACCCACCAACTGCTTGAACAATGGACGGAGCGCGGAGATCAGCTGCTGTACTCCATGATTCCGCAATCGGTGGCTGATAATTTGCGTAAAGGAACGCATCCAGTAGATACTTGTCAG AATTTTGAGAGTATTACAGTTCTATTCGTCGAACTTACAAACATTGAAATCAATGCGGATAATGCTTTGGAGATGGTAAAAAGCATGAATGCGGTTTTTTCCCAGTTGGATACTGTTGTTGATCGACACAAAGTTTACAAG GTAGAGACTGTTGGAAAAGTTTACATGGTTGTGGGAGGTGCTCCGGAAGAGAACAAGTCCCACGTCAGAGACGTAGCCTTGG TTGCTTTAAGCTTCCGAGACGAAATTAACGAACTTGTTAACACGACTGGAATGGACGTCCGTATCCGAACAG GTTTTCACTCTGGCTCGGCAGTAGCGGGAGTAGTTGGGCTTAAAATGCCTCGCTACTGCTTTTTTGGAGATACAATCAATACAGCGTCGAGAATGCAGTCGTCGTGTGAT CCGGGAAACATTCAAATGTCGTCAACCTCTTACAGCCTCCTTGAGTCGTTTTCCGGGTTTGTCTGCGAAAAGCGTGGGCTGGTAAAGGTCAAG GGCAAAGGCGAGATGCAGACTTATTGGCTGCTTCATCATCAGGAATCCGCAGACTAG